The Carnobacterium sp. 17-4 genome has a window encoding:
- a CDS encoding bifunctional 2-keto-4-hydroxyglutarate aldolase/2-keto-3-deoxy-6-phosphogluconate aldolase, whose amino-acid sequence MKRVQLLNKLETAGVIAVIRGESKDQGKKSCEALIKGGVKGLEVTFTLPKADEVIAELIAENTDSTVVIGAGTVLDVTTARLAIMAGAEFIVSPTFDQSTAELCNLYQIPYLPGCMTITEIKNAMKVGVDIVKLFPGSAYGPSIVSAFKAPLPQVNIMPTGGVSLENMADWFKAGVVTVGVGGNLLKPAEKGDYKGVEKAAKEYMTELNRIREEM is encoded by the coding sequence ATGAAGCGAGTACAACTACTAAATAAATTAGAAACAGCTGGAGTAATAGCAGTAATTAGAGGCGAATCAAAGGATCAAGGTAAGAAATCTTGTGAGGCTCTAATAAAAGGTGGTGTGAAAGGTTTAGAAGTGACTTTTACTTTACCAAAAGCAGACGAAGTTATTGCTGAGCTAATTGCTGAAAATACCGATTCTACTGTTGTCATTGGTGCAGGTACTGTTTTAGACGTTACTACAGCACGTCTAGCTATTATGGCTGGCGCTGAATTTATTGTCAGTCCTACTTTTGATCAATCAACCGCTGAATTATGTAATCTTTATCAAATTCCTTATCTACCAGGATGTATGACAATTACTGAAATTAAGAATGCAATGAAAGTTGGAGTGGATATTGTAAAACTATTTCCTGGATCAGCCTATGGTCCTTCAATTGTATCAGCCTTTAAAGCACCTCTTCCACAAGTCAATATCATGCCAACTGGTGGTGTTAGTCTTGAGAATATGGCTGACTGGTTTAAAGCAGGTGTCGTTACAGTAGGTGTTGGCGGTAATCTTTTGAAACCTGCTGAAAAAGGCGATTACAAAGGTGTAGAAAAAGCAGCTAAAGAATATATGACAGAATTAAACAGAATTAGGGAAGAAATGTAA
- a CDS encoding sugar kinase translates to MAKVLTLGEIMLRLSNIDNTRIVESKAFATCYGGGEANVAISLANFGHEVNFASKLPDNFLGAAAIKHLQKYEVGCSNLLIGGQRLGTYYLEQGISLRSSQVIYDRCFSSFSMMTEIEWAMDELFLDVELIHISGITPALSSHWQDMILDIVKEAKKRNILVSFDINYRSKLWSVSDCAEYIGKVAKYIDYCSAGSLDAINFFGIEEKYSFELVDYYKKIVEIFPNIKVLYSTTRTVYDAKHNQLTGHLFINNQVYNSKTIDIPQIVDRVGGGDAFAAGVLHGLLNHLPEQKIIDFATAASALKHTIFGDCNQFKVEEIEEIMNSDGCEIKR, encoded by the coding sequence ATGGCTAAAGTTTTAACATTAGGCGAAATTATGTTGCGCTTATCTAACATAGACAATACAAGGATCGTTGAAAGCAAAGCATTTGCTACTTGCTATGGAGGTGGAGAAGCAAATGTTGCGATATCCCTTGCAAATTTTGGACATGAGGTCAATTTTGCAAGCAAACTACCCGATAATTTTTTGGGTGCAGCAGCGATAAAACACCTTCAAAAATATGAAGTAGGTTGTAGCAATTTACTAATTGGCGGACAACGTTTAGGTACTTATTATTTAGAACAAGGTATCAGTTTAAGGAGTTCTCAAGTGATTTACGATCGCTGCTTTTCTAGCTTTTCTATGATGACAGAAATCGAGTGGGCTATGGATGAATTATTCTTAGATGTTGAATTAATTCATATTTCAGGAATTACTCCAGCACTTTCATCACATTGGCAAGATATGATACTTGATATAGTAAAAGAAGCTAAAAAGCGTAATATTCTGGTAAGCTTTGACATTAATTACAGAAGTAAGTTATGGTCAGTATCAGATTGCGCTGAATACATTGGTAAAGTGGCAAAATATATTGACTATTGTTCTGCTGGTTCTTTAGATGCGATTAATTTTTTTGGTATCGAAGAAAAATATTCTTTTGAATTGGTTGATTATTATAAAAAAATTGTCGAAATATTTCCAAACATCAAGGTCTTGTATTCAACAACTAGAACAGTTTATGATGCAAAACATAACCAACTAACGGGTCACCTCTTTATCAATAATCAGGTGTATAACTCTAAAACTATCGATATTCCCCAGATTGTGGATCGTGTTGGTGGTGGAGATGCCTTCGCAGCAGGTGTTTTGCATGGACTACTTAATCACCTACCGGAACAAAAAATAATTGATTTTGCAACAGCGGCTTCTGCATTAAAACACACAATTTTTGGAGATTGTAACCAATTTAAAGTTGAAGAAATCGAAGAAATCATGAATTCAGATGGATGCGAAATCAAGCGTTAG
- a CDS encoding IclR family transcriptional regulator, protein MEKKLYGTVLIKAAKIIDVLSENGEQTIQMISQKTQITASTVTKILETLIFISYVAKNEDTKKYRLGTKFLHYRFSKIAEQELVDITEPFLEELQSKVDETIHLAIPLKNEVVYLNKLEPKNQNIYMSSKIGMTRSLYSSGMGKIVLSSFDDKDIKEYLNNTILEAKTSYTITDPKDLWKEIEKMRSLGYAIDDEEQELDCYCIATTLKKEGKVIGAMSMSVPKFRMTSDYQSKIIRSLMETKEKIEDIL, encoded by the coding sequence TTGGAAAAAAAGTTATATGGTACTGTACTTATTAAAGCTGCTAAAATTATTGATGTATTATCAGAGAATGGCGAACAAACCATCCAAATGATATCTCAAAAAACTCAGATAACAGCTTCTACAGTTACTAAAATTTTAGAAACATTAATCTTTATCAGTTATGTAGCTAAAAATGAAGATACAAAAAAGTATCGTTTGGGAACCAAATTTTTACACTATCGATTTAGTAAAATAGCTGAGCAAGAGTTAGTCGATATAACGGAACCTTTTTTAGAAGAACTGCAGTCAAAAGTTGATGAAACCATTCATCTGGCAATTCCTTTAAAAAATGAAGTAGTGTATTTAAATAAATTAGAACCTAAAAATCAAAATATCTATATGTCCTCAAAAATTGGAATGACCAGATCTTTATATAGTTCAGGAATGGGGAAAATTGTTCTCAGTTCTTTTGATGATAAGGATATAAAAGAATATCTCAATAATACTATTTTAGAAGCTAAGACATCGTACACAATCACAGATCCTAAAGATCTTTGGAAAGAAATCGAAAAAATGCGTAGTTTAGGCTATGCAATTGATGATGAAGAACAAGAACTTGATTGTTACTGTATCGCTACTACTTTAAAAAAAGAGGGTAAGGTCATTGGTGCAATGAGTATGAGTGTGCCAAAATTTAGAATGACTTCCGATTATCAATCAAAAATTATACGAAGTCTTATGGAAACAAAAGAGAAAATTGAGGACATACTTTAA
- the fucO gene encoding lactaldehyde reductase: MSVNRMVLNETSYFGKGAIKEVAIEAKKRGFKKALVVTDKGLMKFEVATKVTAILDEAGLDYKIYDGIVPNPTIGDVQSGVKACKDAKADYIVAIGGGSPIDTAKAIGIIVKNPEFEDVLSLEGVADTKKKALPILAIPTTSGTAAEVTINYVITDESNHRKFVCVDPHDIPIVAFVDSDMMMGMPKGLCASTGMDALTHAIEGYVTKGAWEMTDMLHIKAIKIISHSLRDSVAGKQKAREEMALGQYIAGMGFSNVGLGLVHGMAHPLSAWYNIPHGVACATLLPLIMEYNKEFTDEKYRDIAVNMSVEGAEDMLLSEVRDATVQVVKQLGIDVGIPQNLSELGVKSEDILQIAEDAFRDVCTSGNPRDTSVKEIIELYKSMF; the protein is encoded by the coding sequence ATGTCAGTAAACCGTATGGTATTGAACGAAACTTCTTATTTTGGTAAAGGAGCAATCAAAGAAGTAGCAATTGAGGCAAAAAAGAGAGGATTTAAAAAGGCTCTAGTTGTTACGGATAAAGGATTAATGAAATTTGAAGTGGCAACAAAGGTAACAGCAATTTTGGATGAAGCTGGTTTAGACTATAAAATTTATGATGGGATTGTACCGAATCCAACAATTGGTGATGTACAATCGGGAGTAAAGGCTTGTAAAGATGCAAAGGCTGATTATATTGTAGCTATTGGTGGCGGATCGCCAATTGATACAGCAAAGGCAATCGGTATTATAGTTAAGAATCCTGAATTTGAAGATGTCCTTAGTTTAGAGGGTGTAGCAGATACGAAAAAAAAAGCACTTCCAATTTTGGCAATACCAACGACCTCTGGAACAGCTGCGGAAGTAACGATTAACTATGTAATCACTGATGAATCCAACCACCGGAAATTCGTTTGTGTTGACCCTCACGATATTCCTATTGTCGCTTTTGTAGACAGTGACATGATGATGGGAATGCCAAAAGGTCTATGTGCTTCTACTGGTATGGATGCATTAACCCACGCCATTGAAGGATATGTTACTAAAGGCGCATGGGAAATGACTGATATGTTGCACATTAAAGCAATTAAAATTATTAGCCATTCATTACGTGATTCGGTTGCTGGAAAACAAAAAGCACGTGAAGAAATGGCATTAGGACAATATATTGCTGGTATGGGATTTTCTAATGTCGGTCTAGGATTAGTACATGGTATGGCTCACCCATTGAGTGCTTGGTATAACATACCTCATGGGGTTGCATGTGCAACACTGCTACCACTTATTATGGAGTACAATAAAGAATTTACTGACGAAAAATATCGAGACATTGCAGTTAATATGAGTGTTGAAGGAGCAGAAGATATGTTACTATCCGAAGTTCGCGATGCTACTGTTCAAGTGGTAAAACAACTAGGTATTGATGTAGGGATTCCACAAAACCTTTCAGAATTAGGTGTTAAATCAGAAGATATTCTACAAATTGCTGAAGATGCTTTTCGTGATGTTTGCACATCAGGAAATCCACGTGATACTTCTGTAAAGGAAATTATTGAACTTTATAAATCAATGTTTTAA
- the rhaM gene encoding L-rhamnose mutarotase, with protein sequence MLKKGFKMKIYPDKQKEYEKRHGQLWPEMRQMLKEHGAISYSIFIDPETDYLFGYLEIEDENKWTGTAETEINQKWWNYMKDIMETNLDNSPVTIDLKQVFEL encoded by the coding sequence ATGCTAAAAAAAGGATTCAAAATGAAAATTTATCCAGACAAGCAGAAAGAATATGAAAAAAGGCATGGCCAACTGTGGCCTGAAATGAGACAAATGTTAAAAGAGCACGGTGCCATCAGTTACTCAATATTTATAGATCCCGAAACGGATTATTTATTTGGTTATCTTGAAATAGAAGATGAAAACAAGTGGACAGGCACTGCCGAAACCGAAATTAATCAAAAATGGTGGAACTATATGAAAGATATAATGGAAACCAACCTAGATAACTCACCAGTTACAATTGATTTAAAACAAGTCTTTGAATTATAG
- a CDS encoding cytosine permease produces MEEKYLELARSVPREDRPVSKNKLSGLGNFFGLYGGEHIAATEFVIGATMVTWGVTTREIIVGLLIGNLLATLTYAFLCAPIAVDTRKTLYSYLREVLGPYMQKIYNVVWGLASIAMASSMLNVSASALRVIFGITPQLEWYPTSFKFILLVLLLGVIVTIVAANGFEAVAKFSAICVPWMIAIFFAGAMISLPVLAAQTGYGEINSLKDFLNIADASIWTGSAVGGGERLGTIHVIGFAWMCNLAYHGGLNDMSLLRFAKRSSYGFVTGYGMYIGHFFAWISAGVMGATAANVLGQSLSVLDSGAVMSTIFGLTGLLAVVVAGWTTANPNIYRAALSFGTFFPKTSIKKVSYIVGIVTTLIAMFPIVANIMVIVNVIVLVVPTIGAIVLAEHWILPKLGGTRYWSKYKGWKINYAGLIAWGISLMFVITVSATGLIHSYLLFLPNYLLAMGSYIFLALRMGAREDYAEQVEEDKKLSEAIDIINDEENPVNDSETQTLPGLIKGIKWISYLFLIILIVLSIFTFNGNYSVESMKATSIWLTLLYFIFGGFPTIYKFRLKNKNKLTENLERQIE; encoded by the coding sequence ATGGAAGAAAAGTATTTAGAGTTAGCACGTTCTGTACCCCGAGAAGACCGTCCAGTATCTAAGAATAAATTATCTGGATTGGGTAATTTCTTTGGTCTTTATGGTGGTGAACATATTGCAGCTACTGAGTTTGTAATCGGTGCGACCATGGTTACTTGGGGAGTGACGACACGAGAAATCATTGTTGGATTACTAATAGGAAACCTGTTAGCTACATTAACTTATGCGTTCCTGTGTGCCCCCATCGCAGTCGATACACGTAAGACACTTTATTCATACTTACGTGAAGTACTTGGTCCTTATATGCAAAAAATCTACAATGTTGTTTGGGGATTAGCTTCTATTGCCATGGCCAGTTCGATGTTAAATGTGTCAGCTTCTGCATTAAGGGTAATATTTGGTATCACCCCTCAATTAGAATGGTATCCGACTAGTTTTAAATTTATTTTGTTGGTACTCCTATTAGGGGTTATCGTAACTATTGTTGCAGCAAATGGTTTTGAAGCGGTAGCTAAATTTTCTGCAATATGTGTTCCTTGGATGATTGCAATATTTTTTGCTGGTGCAATGATTAGCCTACCAGTGTTGGCTGCCCAAACTGGTTACGGAGAGATCAATTCCTTGAAAGATTTTCTAAATATAGCTGATGCTAGTATTTGGACCGGTTCTGCTGTTGGTGGTGGTGAAAGGTTGGGTACTATTCATGTGATTGGGTTTGCATGGATGTGTAATCTTGCATATCATGGCGGATTAAACGATATGTCGTTACTTAGATTCGCTAAGCGTTCTAGTTATGGATTTGTAACCGGTTACGGAATGTACATTGGCCATTTTTTTGCATGGATAAGTGCTGGGGTCATGGGTGCAACTGCTGCTAATGTATTAGGACAATCATTATCAGTCCTTGATTCAGGAGCAGTCATGAGTACTATTTTTGGGTTAACTGGCTTGCTTGCTGTTGTTGTAGCGGGGTGGACCACAGCAAATCCTAATATTTATCGTGCGGCATTGTCATTTGGAACCTTTTTCCCTAAAACAAGTATAAAAAAGGTTAGTTATATTGTTGGTATTGTGACTACTTTAATTGCAATGTTTCCTATAGTTGCCAATATTATGGTAATTGTTAATGTTATTGTACTTGTTGTTCCAACTATAGGGGCTATTGTTCTTGCTGAGCACTGGATTCTTCCTAAACTAGGTGGGACTCGTTATTGGTCCAAGTATAAGGGATGGAAAATAAATTATGCTGGGCTTATTGCTTGGGGAATCTCTCTAATGTTCGTAATTACTGTCAGTGCAACTGGATTGATCCATTCTTACTTATTGTTCCTACCAAACTATTTGTTAGCAATGGGTAGCTACATCTTCCTTGCTCTTAGGATGGGTGCTCGAGAAGATTATGCAGAGCAAGTGGAAGAAGATAAAAAATTGTCAGAAGCGATAGATATAATTAATGATGAAGAAAATCCTGTTAATGATAGTGAAACACAGACTCTTCCAGGATTAATAAAGGGAATAAAATGGATTTCTTATCTATTCTTAATTATTTTGATTGTACTCTCCATATTTACTTTTAATGGTAATTATTCTGTTGAAAGTATGAAAGCTACATCTATATGGCTTACACTCCTTTACTTCATTTTCGGAGGATTCCCAACCATTTATAAGTTCCGTTTAAAAAATAAAAATAAACTAACAGAAAATTTAGAAAGACAAATTGAGTGA
- the rhaD gene encoding rhamnulose-1-phosphate aldolase produces the protein MKVKDILESVFVKEMIEVTTNLYNHGWDERNGGNVSYLLKEEEVTPYIDINKVIREIPMQFDASELATKIFLVTGSGKYFKNVENAPVKNIGLIRIKEDGRSLELLWGLEDEAVPTSELPSHLMTHISRLSVDPNNRIVMHCHASHLLAMTYSHDLDEKSFTRTLWKMCTECLVVFPEGVSIIPWLVPGTNEIGEATAEKMKETRLVVWPHHGIYGAGKDMDEVYGLIETAEKAAEVYTYVQAQGGIKQTITDEQLLDLAEAFGVVPRKEFLESPIAIH, from the coding sequence ATGAAAGTAAAAGACATTTTAGAATCAGTATTCGTAAAAGAAATGATAGAAGTGACAACAAACTTGTACAACCATGGTTGGGATGAACGAAATGGAGGCAATGTTAGTTATTTATTAAAGGAAGAGGAAGTCACTCCTTATATTGATATAAATAAAGTTATTCGTGAAATTCCAATGCAATTTGACGCAAGTGAGCTAGCCACAAAAATCTTTCTAGTAACAGGATCGGGAAAATATTTCAAAAACGTTGAAAATGCCCCAGTTAAAAATATCGGCTTGATTCGTATTAAAGAAGATGGTAGGTCTCTAGAATTACTTTGGGGGCTTGAAGATGAAGCTGTTCCTACCAGTGAATTGCCAAGTCATTTAATGACTCACATATCTCGTCTTTCTGTTGACCCAAACAATCGAATAGTTATGCATTGTCATGCAAGCCATTTATTAGCAATGACTTATTCGCATGATTTAGATGAAAAATCATTTACTCGTACTTTGTGGAAGATGTGTACTGAATGTTTAGTTGTTTTTCCAGAAGGAGTTTCTATAATTCCTTGGTTAGTACCAGGAACAAATGAAATTGGAGAAGCGACAGCTGAAAAAATGAAAGAAACACGTCTAGTAGTGTGGCCTCATCATGGTATCTACGGTGCCGGTAAAGATATGGATGAAGTTTATGGATTAATTGAAACAGCTGAGAAAGCAGCAGAAGTGTACACTTATGTTCAAGCTCAGGGAGGGATAAAACAGACTATTACAGATGAACAACTGTTAGATTTGGCAGAAGCATTTGGAGTTGTCCCTAGAAAAGAATTTTTAGAAAGTCCAATAGCTATACACTAA
- the rhaA gene encoding L-rhamnose isomerase: protein MENKVEQRYEDAKARYTEIGVDTDKALEKLQNIKISMHCWQGDDVTGFLNPEGELTGGIMSTGNYPGAAHTPIQLRQDLEKAYSLIPGKHKLNLHAMYLDTDEKVDLNEIEPKHFKKWVDWAKEQGVGLDFNPTFFSHPMMKDGYTLAHPDKEVRNFWIEHGKRCRKIAEYFGKELGQVSIDNFWVPDGMKDNPIDRYSPRKRLMESLDEIFSEEIDERFTQDAVESKVFGLGAEAYTVGSHEFYMGYGLTRDKLICLDAGHFHPTEVISNKLTSVALFSKGIMLHVSRPVRWDSDHVVIMDDELQEIGKELVRNNLLEKTNIGLDFFDASINRIAAWVVGTRNTQKALLKAMLEPTQELKDMELKFDYTSRMVYTEELKDFPYGDVWNYFCYKNNVPVGMDWLNEVQQYEDGVLNKRG from the coding sequence ATGGAAAACAAGGTAGAACAACGTTATGAAGATGCAAAAGCAAGATATACAGAAATAGGTGTGGATACTGATAAAGCGTTAGAAAAATTACAAAACATTAAAATTTCAATGCATTGCTGGCAAGGTGATGATGTAACAGGTTTTTTAAACCCAGAGGGAGAACTGACTGGAGGAATTATGTCAACTGGAAATTATCCTGGTGCAGCGCATACCCCAATACAATTACGACAAGATTTAGAAAAGGCATATTCACTTATTCCGGGAAAACATAAATTGAATCTACATGCTATGTATCTAGATACAGACGAAAAAGTTGACTTAAACGAAATTGAACCAAAACACTTTAAAAAATGGGTAGATTGGGCAAAAGAACAAGGTGTAGGACTTGATTTCAATCCAACATTCTTTTCACATCCAATGATGAAGGATGGTTACACGTTGGCACATCCGGACAAAGAAGTTCGTAACTTTTGGATTGAACATGGTAAACGTTGCCGGAAAATTGCTGAATATTTTGGCAAAGAATTAGGTCAAGTAAGTATCGATAACTTCTGGGTACCAGATGGTATGAAAGATAATCCTATTGATCGTTATAGTCCGAGAAAGCGCTTGATGGAATCATTAGATGAAATTTTTAGTGAAGAAATAGATGAACGCTTTACACAAGATGCTGTTGAAAGTAAAGTATTTGGTTTAGGTGCTGAAGCTTATACGGTAGGTTCTCATGAATTTTACATGGGTTATGGGTTGACTCGCGATAAGCTAATTTGTTTGGATGCAGGGCACTTCCATCCAACAGAAGTAATCTCTAACAAGTTAACTTCAGTTGCTTTATTTAGTAAAGGGATTATGTTACATGTTAGTCGACCAGTTCGTTGGGATTCTGATCATGTGGTAATTATGGATGATGAATTACAAGAGATTGGTAAAGAATTAGTTCGCAATAACCTTTTAGAAAAAACAAATATCGGTCTTGATTTCTTTGATGCTTCGATTAACCGAATCGCAGCGTGGGTAGTCGGAACTCGTAATACACAAAAAGCTTTACTTAAAGCGATGCTCGAACCTACTCAAGAATTAAAAGATATGGAATTAAAATTTGATTATACTTCACGCATGGTTTATACAGAGGAGTTAAAAGACTTTCCCTATGGAGATGTCTGGAATTATTTCTGCTACAAAAATAATGTTCCAGTTGGGATGGATTGGTTAAATGAAGTTCAACAATATGAGGATGGCGTATTGAACAAGCGTGGTTAA
- the rhaB gene encoding rhamnulokinase codes for MDYIAIDIGASSGRLIHANFQNLGGFKLEEIHRFKNEFQDKDGTDYWNFNNLVSEILNGLVEVKRKGINECYVGIDTWGVDYALVGENNSFLSDPVSYRDSRTKSVLQDFTSKMSLENLYKKTGIQLQPFNTVFQLFVEDKEKLGRADKLLLIPDLLGYIFTGKAVTEKTNASTMQLLNLKSRKLDSDVLDVLGIDEEIFPPLTEPGQILGEIQYDKFPNYDLPKVTFINVASHDTASAVVGTPGEGEEWAYISSGTWSLMGVEIPEGIATKEAFDSNFTNEWGVQGTIRFLKNIMGMWLIQEVARMQDYKYSYAELAKMASQEAAFQQFINVNDSRFLNPKNMIEELQTYCRETGQKIPETPGELARCIYDNLALCYAVELENLEKITGRNLSKLHIVGGGSNNKFLNQLTADICNIEVEAGPVEATAIGNLIVQMIATQGYGTLEQAREDIRNSVDLERYFPKNPLEIKEAIKGYKNFIDKKQLV; via the coding sequence GTGGATTACATTGCAATTGATATTGGTGCTTCTAGTGGTCGATTGATTCACGCGAACTTTCAAAATTTAGGTGGATTTAAACTAGAAGAGATTCATCGTTTTAAAAATGAGTTTCAAGATAAGGACGGAACTGACTACTGGAACTTTAACAATCTTGTTTCTGAAATCTTGAATGGTTTAGTAGAAGTAAAGAGAAAAGGCATTAATGAATGTTATGTAGGCATTGATACTTGGGGTGTTGATTATGCCTTAGTTGGTGAAAATAATAGCTTTTTAAGTGATCCTGTCAGCTATCGAGATAGCCGTACTAAAAGTGTTTTACAAGATTTTACTTCAAAAATGTCATTAGAAAATTTATACAAAAAAACTGGTATTCAATTGCAACCCTTCAACACAGTATTTCAACTCTTCGTAGAAGATAAAGAAAAATTGGGAAGAGCAGATAAATTATTATTGATACCTGATCTTTTGGGTTACATCTTTACAGGTAAAGCAGTAACAGAAAAGACAAATGCTTCAACTATGCAACTGCTGAATTTGAAATCTCGTAAATTGGACAGTGATGTGTTAGATGTCTTAGGAATAGATGAAGAAATTTTCCCACCCCTGACAGAGCCAGGACAAATATTAGGTGAGATTCAATATGATAAATTTCCTAACTATGATTTACCAAAAGTTACTTTCATTAATGTTGCTTCTCATGATACAGCTTCTGCTGTAGTGGGAACACCAGGTGAAGGAGAAGAATGGGCCTATATTAGTTCAGGTACTTGGTCATTGATGGGTGTAGAAATTCCTGAAGGGATAGCGACCAAAGAAGCCTTTGATTCCAATTTTACAAATGAGTGGGGAGTTCAAGGAACCATACGCTTTCTTAAAAACATTATGGGAATGTGGTTGATTCAAGAAGTAGCGAGGATGCAAGATTATAAATACAGTTATGCAGAATTAGCAAAAATGGCCAGTCAAGAAGCAGCATTCCAACAATTTATCAATGTGAATGACAGTCGCTTCTTAAATCCAAAAAATATGATTGAAGAGCTACAAACATATTGTCGCGAAACGGGTCAAAAAATTCCTGAAACACCAGGAGAGTTGGCTCGTTGTATTTATGATAACTTGGCATTGTGTTATGCGGTGGAACTGGAAAATCTAGAAAAGATCACTGGACGTAACCTTTCTAAGCTTCATATAGTAGGTGGGGGTTCAAACAATAAATTTTTGAACCAATTAACAGCTGACATATGTAATATCGAAGTGGAAGCAGGTCCAGTGGAAGCAACTGCAATTGGTAATTTAATAGTGCAAATGATTGCTACGCAAGGATACGGCACTTTAGAACAAGCACGAGAAGATATCCGAAACTCGGTAGATTTAGAACGTTATTTTCCGAAGAATCCTTTAGAAATTAAGGAAGCAATTAAAGGTTATAAAAATTTTATTGATAAAAAACAATTAGTTTAA
- a CDS encoding AraC family transcriptional regulator — MILKDNIEDFFSPLDLLETKQKRTGKFIEEFTEEYEIEKQLHLVIREKLFYDSQSIIIRKHRRFASYPLHSHQFLEFNYMLSGQSKQIVNGEKIILKEKQVLLLDTNSKHELLPLGEKDLLINFLFRTSDMNIDMLKNIDNQNSSLTYNFLMSAILGSGYQDNFLILDINNHLEIQITFEQMIVEFFSQHNLTKELLNSYSQVLFLQLSRVYHSQLSKIYEGITNVDLPLRVLQKIENNYRDITLSSLAAELGYNKNYLSNTIKEKTGKNFKELVTEQRLKEAHRLILSTNANIESIAEYVGYFNKTQFYKKYREYFETTPNKVRNLR, encoded by the coding sequence ATGATATTGAAAGATAACATTGAAGACTTTTTTTCACCTTTGGATCTACTAGAGACCAAGCAGAAAAGAACAGGAAAATTCATTGAAGAATTTACAGAAGAATACGAGATAGAAAAACAGTTACATTTAGTTATTCGCGAAAAATTGTTTTATGATTCACAAAGTATTATTATTAGAAAACACCGTAGATTTGCTTCTTATCCATTACATTCTCATCAATTTTTGGAATTCAATTACATGCTTTCTGGTCAATCTAAGCAAATAGTCAACGGGGAAAAAATTATTTTAAAAGAGAAACAAGTTCTTCTTTTAGATACTAATAGCAAACATGAGTTACTGCCATTAGGTGAAAAAGACTTATTAATCAACTTTTTATTCCGTACAAGTGATATGAATATTGATATGCTTAAAAATATTGATAACCAAAATTCCAGTCTTACTTATAATTTTTTGATGAGCGCTATTTTAGGCTCAGGTTATCAAGATAATTTTTTGATCTTAGATATTAATAATCACTTAGAAATACAAATAACTTTTGAACAAATGATTGTTGAATTCTTTTCTCAACATAATTTAACAAAAGAATTGCTAAACTCATACTCTCAAGTTCTATTTTTACAACTTTCTCGAGTTTATCATTCACAACTGTCTAAAATTTATGAGGGTATTACTAATGTTGATTTACCTCTGAGAGTTCTTCAAAAAATTGAGAACAACTATCGAGACATCACTTTATCAAGTCTAGCAGCTGAATTGGGATATAATAAAAATTATTTATCGAATACAATCAAAGAAAAAACAGGTAAAAATTTTAAAGAATTGGTCACTGAACAACGTTTGAAAGAAGCTCATAGATTAATTCTTTCAACAAATGCAAATATCGAGTCAATTGCAGAATATGTAGGATATTTTAATAAAACACAGTTTTACAAAAAATATCGAGAATATTTTGAAACCACTCCAAATAAGGTAAGAAATTTAAGATAA
- a CDS encoding oxidoreductase, translating to MIAAEVQKVLPNSKVLKAFNTTFAGTLTSKTIGEDYQTTVLVADDDADAKNQIFDALDGSGLATLDADSLKRACELEALGFLQLTLDGSEKLAGMVALDFLINCK from the coding sequence TTGATAGCAGCTGAAGTTCAAAAAGTACTTCCAAACTCTAAAGTATTGAAAGCTTTCAATACAACTTTTGCTGGAACTTTAACAAGCAAAACTATTGGTGAGGATTACCAAACAACTGTTTTAGTTGCAGATGACGACGCTGACGCTAAGAATCAAATTTTTGATGCTCTAGATGGTAGTGGTTTAGCAACTCTTGATGCTGATTCTTTGAAGAGAGCATGCGAATTGGAAGCTTTAGGATTCCTACAATTGACTCTAGATGGTTCTGAAAAATTAGCTGGAATGGTGGCTTTGGACTTTTTAATTAATTGTAAGTAA